Proteins co-encoded in one Thermomicrobiales bacterium genomic window:
- a CDS encoding hydroxymethylglutaryl-CoA lyase has product MTAITIVDVGPRDGLQNEPVVLSPVVRAELCDRLAATGIMRMEAASFVHPKLVPQMAGAEDVMTAIHRQPGVIYAGLVLNERGYDRAIAANVDAVHYTFAVSDTFAARNQNSTVADCIALALKLAARAKADDKRFVIPLSTAFGCPFEGVIDPARVLDVIAQIQQGEPDEIVLCDTIGVGVPRQVRELVAGAKQLGVTVGCHFHDTRTTGIANALAAVEAGVRVLDASVGGTGGCPFAPRATGNIATEDLVYMLHGMGYETGIDLDALIGCAEWLAGQLGKELPGRVYRAGSFPANGD; this is encoded by the coding sequence GTGACCGCGATTACCATCGTCGATGTTGGGCCACGAGACGGCCTGCAGAATGAACCTGTTGTCTTGTCTCCGGTTGTGCGAGCTGAACTGTGTGACCGGCTGGCGGCAACAGGCATCATGCGTATGGAGGCGGCCAGCTTCGTGCATCCGAAGCTGGTGCCGCAGATGGCCGGGGCTGAGGATGTGATGACGGCGATCCATCGCCAGCCTGGCGTGATCTACGCCGGCCTGGTGCTGAATGAGCGCGGCTACGATCGCGCAATCGCCGCGAATGTCGACGCCGTCCACTACACCTTCGCCGTTAGCGACACCTTTGCCGCCCGCAACCAGAACTCGACCGTTGCCGATTGCATCGCGCTGGCGCTCAAGCTTGCCGCGCGAGCAAAGGCGGACGACAAGCGCTTCGTCATCCCGCTCAGCACCGCCTTTGGTTGTCCCTTCGAGGGCGTCATTGACCCTGCTCGGGTGCTTGACGTCATTGCTCAGATTCAACAAGGTGAGCCGGACGAGATCGTTCTCTGTGACACGATCGGCGTCGGCGTTCCGCGTCAGGTGCGCGAGCTCGTCGCAGGGGCCAAGCAGCTTGGTGTCACCGTCGGTTGTCATTTTCACGACACACGCACGACCGGCATCGCGAATGCGCTGGCCGCGGTTGAGGCTGGCGTTCGTGTGCTCGATGCGTCGGTCGGCGGCACGGGCGGCTGCCCGTTCGCTCCGCGAGCGACTGGCAATATCGCTACCGAGGATCTCGTCTACATGCTGCATGGTATGGGGTATGAGACAGGCATTGACCTCGATGCGTTGATTGGCTGCGCCGAGTGGCTCGCCGGCCAGCTCGGTAAGGAGCTTCCGGGGCGGGTCTACCGCGCTGGATCCTTCCCGGCGAACGGCGACTAG
- a CDS encoding tail fiber protein has product MSYSGEIRFFAGNVPPAGWAFCHGQTAQIDAARQLHAAIGTRFGGDGRTTFRLPDLRSRVPVHRSERIGVGTVGGAESVALAEAEIPRHTHGLPIATSVGKAGQSSSRALLVTDGGGSGVDVRLGAMTSNGLGTTHPNMQPYLALNAIIALSDEADGPFIGEVRILAGAAAPDGWARCDGQGLAIDEFGDLYSVIGTTFGGDGRKAFALPDLRGRVAIAAGRGPELTTRWLAESGGEMTVALREDQVPTHEHDASIRVATAPGTRSLMASSAGVAISAIGAASQHAVPVVTERIGGSDGHSNLQPYMALTYIIACRGRLPEPD; this is encoded by the coding sequence ATGTCATATTCTGGGGAAATCCGTTTCTTCGCCGGGAATGTCCCACCCGCCGGCTGGGCGTTTTGCCACGGGCAGACGGCGCAGATCGACGCCGCGCGTCAACTTCATGCCGCGATCGGGACACGCTTCGGGGGCGATGGGCGGACGACATTTCGGCTGCCCGATCTGCGGAGTCGTGTGCCAGTCCACCGGTCGGAACGCATCGGCGTCGGAACGGTCGGCGGGGCCGAGTCCGTCGCGCTTGCTGAGGCAGAGATCCCGCGCCATACCCACGGCTTGCCGATCGCCACGAGCGTCGGGAAGGCCGGCCAATCGAGCAGCCGGGCGCTCCTTGTTACCGACGGTGGCGGCAGCGGAGTCGATGTCCGCCTCGGCGCGATGACGAGCAACGGCCTTGGCACGACCCACCCGAACATGCAGCCCTACCTGGCGCTGAACGCCATCATCGCCCTCAGTGACGAAGCTGACGGACCGTTCATCGGGGAAGTGCGGATCCTTGCCGGAGCGGCTGCGCCGGATGGCTGGGCGCGCTGCGATGGGCAGGGGCTGGCAATCGACGAGTTCGGCGACCTCTACTCGGTTATTGGCACAACCTTTGGAGGCGACGGGCGCAAGGCGTTCGCGCTACCCGATCTGCGCGGGAGAGTTGCGATCGCCGCCGGCCGCGGCCCGGAGCTCACGACCCGTTGGCTCGCTGAATCAGGCGGCGAGATGACGGTGGCGCTTCGCGAGGATCAGGTTCCGACCCACGAGCATGACGCGTCGATCCGCGTGGCAACCGCTCCTGGCACGCGGTCACTGATGGCGTCGTCGGCCGGCGTCGCAATCAGCGCGATCGGAGCGGCATCGCAACATGCTGTTCCAGTTGTCACCGAGCGCATCGGCGGATCGGACGGTCACTCCAATCTGCAACCCTACATGGCGCTGACCTACATCATCGCCTGCCGTGGCAGGTTACCGGAGCCGGACTAA
- a CDS encoding TIGR04076 family protein, with protein MIADDSFTNPFDEDDVFELYDLRVTVERIEGRSVCGLEVGDYFELTESSQVRIPAGKHFCLYALQSVLPLLPAKQRILDPDDWLEYDTLVACPDVDERLIMRIERIARSTFRTDVLT; from the coding sequence TTGATCGCTGACGACTCGTTTACCAATCCGTTTGATGAGGACGATGTCTTCGAGCTGTACGACCTCCGCGTCACCGTCGAGCGCATCGAGGGGCGTTCGGTGTGTGGACTCGAGGTGGGCGACTACTTCGAGCTGACGGAATCCAGTCAGGTACGAATCCCTGCCGGCAAGCATTTCTGCCTCTACGCGCTTCAGTCGGTCTTGCCGCTTCTGCCAGCCAAGCAGCGCATTCTGGACCCGGACGACTGGCTGGAATACGACACCCTTGTTGCCTGCCCGGACGTAGACGAGCGCCTGATCATGCGGATCGAGCGAATCGCGCGATCGACGTTCCGCACCGACGTTCTCACATGA
- a CDS encoding MarR family winged helix-turn-helix transcriptional regulator, whose translation MPESSAIGTTAEQIHEMREQHIGRLLLRAQRAVNARAIARLHERGHHGLTLTHTSLLPYLDLEGTRITTLAERAGMTKQGMGQLVRDMERQGYVRRDVDPADARAVLVRFTDVGWQFLGDARAVRQEIEAEYADILGRDQLEALRKTLQVIIQMDDGGSQGE comes from the coding sequence ATGCCAGAGTCCAGCGCGATCGGGACGACAGCCGAGCAGATCCACGAGATGCGAGAGCAGCACATCGGCCGGCTACTCCTGCGCGCGCAGCGCGCCGTCAACGCGCGCGCGATCGCGCGACTCCACGAGCGTGGACATCACGGACTGACATTGACGCACACGTCGCTACTGCCATATCTCGATCTGGAAGGGACCCGGATCACGACGCTGGCGGAGCGGGCCGGCATGACGAAGCAGGGGATGGGGCAGCTGGTTCGCGACATGGAACGGCAGGGCTATGTTCGTCGCGACGTCGACCCGGCGGACGCACGGGCGGTGCTCGTCCGCTTCACAGACGTTGGCTGGCAGTTCCTCGGGGATGCTCGCGCCGTCAGGCAGGAGATCGAGGCGGAATACGCGGACATCCTCGGTCGCGATCAGCTCGAGGCGCTTCGCAAAACACTACAGGTGATAATCCAGATGGACGATGGTGGTTCTCAGGGGGAGTAA
- the acs gene encoding acetate--CoA ligase — MTTTKPKGLDWETTNRVLSEERVFEPSEDVVESANITAYIRSKGFSSYDELHAWSVEHSEEFWGEMAEELDWFKPWDKVLDWQVPHAKWFVGGETNIVYNALDRHMSTPTRNKVAFYWEGEDGATRTISYSDLYHEVCRFAGALKSMGIKEGDRIVIYMPRIPEQIVAMVAAARIGVVHSVVYSGFSAQALRDRIQDAEAKAVITADGYFYRGKMVGLKSIVDDAVRQCPTIKRVVNVKRANNEVKWYPNRDVWYHEVMALATPDTEIAHLDAEAPLYMLYTSGTTGKPKGIVHVHGGYMVGVYATMKYVFDMRPDDVYWCSADPGWVTGHSYIVYGPMIAGATSVFYEGAIDYPDPGRIWRTIERYGVTIFYTSPTAIRALMRFGDQWPAESDLSTVRLLGTVGEPINPEAWIWYRKIAGNRQPVIDTWWQTETGMQMITPTPITPLKPGSATKEFLGVKASVVDKNGKEVGVDEGGYLVIHNPWPAMMRTIFRDPGRYESYWNTIPGVYFAGDAAHRDADGYFWIQGRVDDVIKKSGYRLGSMEIESALVSHPAVAEAAVIGKPDEIKGEAIKAFVILKTGYEPSEHLLNDLRLHVRVNVGPIAVPEELEFVTSLPKTRSGKIMRRFLKAQELGQEVGDISTLEE, encoded by the coding sequence ATGACCACGACGAAGCCGAAGGGTCTCGACTGGGAAACGACAAACCGCGTCCTCTCCGAAGAACGCGTCTTCGAGCCGAGCGAGGACGTTGTCGAGAGCGCCAACATTACAGCCTATATCCGCTCAAAAGGCTTCTCCAGCTACGACGAGCTCCATGCATGGTCGGTCGAGCACTCCGAGGAGTTCTGGGGTGAGATGGCGGAGGAGCTGGACTGGTTCAAGCCGTGGGATAAGGTGCTGGACTGGCAAGTGCCACATGCCAAGTGGTTCGTTGGCGGTGAGACCAATATCGTCTACAACGCACTCGATCGCCATATGAGCACCCCTACCCGCAACAAGGTCGCCTTCTACTGGGAAGGCGAGGACGGGGCGACACGGACGATTTCCTACAGCGATCTCTACCACGAGGTCTGCCGCTTCGCTGGCGCGCTGAAGAGCATGGGCATCAAAGAGGGCGATCGCATCGTCATCTACATGCCACGCATCCCCGAGCAAATCGTCGCGATGGTCGCCGCCGCCCGCATCGGTGTGGTCCACTCAGTCGTCTACTCCGGCTTCTCCGCCCAGGCTCTGCGCGACAGAATCCAGGATGCCGAGGCGAAGGCAGTGATCACCGCCGATGGCTACTTCTATCGCGGCAAGATGGTCGGGCTGAAGAGTATCGTCGACGACGCGGTCCGCCAGTGTCCGACGATCAAGCGTGTCGTCAACGTCAAGCGGGCCAACAACGAGGTCAAGTGGTATCCCAACCGTGACGTCTGGTATCACGAGGTCATGGCGCTCGCGACCCCCGATACCGAGATCGCGCACCTCGACGCCGAAGCGCCGCTCTACATGCTGTACACCTCGGGCACGACCGGCAAGCCGAAGGGCATCGTTCACGTTCACGGCGGCTATATGGTCGGCGTCTACGCGACGATGAAATATGTGTTCGACATGCGCCCCGACGATGTCTACTGGTGCTCCGCCGATCCGGGCTGGGTGACTGGACATTCGTACATTGTCTATGGCCCGATGATCGCAGGGGCAACGAGCGTCTTCTACGAAGGAGCTATCGACTATCCCGATCCGGGCCGCATCTGGCGAACGATCGAGCGCTACGGTGTGACGATCTTCTATACATCGCCAACCGCCATCCGCGCGCTGATGCGCTTCGGCGACCAGTGGCCGGCCGAATCCGACCTCTCGACCGTCCGGCTGCTCGGCACCGTTGGCGAGCCGATCAATCCCGAGGCGTGGATCTGGTATCGCAAGATTGCCGGCAACCGCCAGCCGGTCATCGACACCTGGTGGCAGACCGAGACCGGCATGCAGATGATCACGCCGACGCCGATCACTCCGCTCAAGCCCGGCTCAGCGACCAAGGAGTTTCTGGGCGTAAAGGCGAGCGTTGTCGACAAGAACGGCAAAGAGGTCGGGGTTGACGAGGGCGGCTACCTCGTGATCCACAACCCATGGCCGGCGATGATGCGAACCATCTTCCGCGATCCGGGACGCTACGAGTCCTACTGGAACACGATCCCGGGCGTCTACTTTGCTGGCGACGCAGCCCACCGCGATGCGGATGGCTACTTCTGGATCCAGGGTCGCGTCGACGACGTGATCAAGAAGTCGGGCTATCGCCTCGGCTCAATGGAGATCGAGAGCGCGCTGGTCAGCCACCCGGCTGTCGCAGAAGCGGCCGTCATCGGCAAGCCTGACGAGATCAAGGGCGAGGCGATCAAGGCGTTCGTCATCCTCAAGACCGGCTACGAGCCAAGCGAGCACCTGCTCAACGATCTGCGCCTGCACGTCCGGGTGAACGTTGGCCCGATCGCCGTGCCCGAGGAGCTGGAGTTCGTGACCTCGCTGCCAAAGACCCGCTCGGGCAAGATCATGCGCCGCTTCCTGAAGGCCCAGGAGTTAGGCCAGGAGGTCGGCGACATCAGCACGCTCGAAGAGTAG
- a CDS encoding M20/M25/M40 family metallo-hydrolase, whose protein sequence is MDFTNAFAAVDAQEDRLIERLRAIIAIDNCVPPGLNYDTLLDLVEPEFQRLGFETTRVVIPPEKVALIPLPLEGERINLVARLNNGKPPLTVYAHMDTVPIEEGWTYDPFGAEIVDGRIYGRGIADMKGTIATLLTALDVMQQQGIEPVWDLNVVLCTDEEIGVYPGLYHLALEGYVTAPVLCMEGGQDPLLRLGSNGAVDVTITVHGRSCHSGANYLGINAIEEMIPILNELMTLKHEVESRRSELPLAPAPGAPSNLRPMFNLDIVGGGVKSNIVPATASLVVNRRYIPEEKYEDVAAEIREAVDRGLEKSQALSVDVSFMHAYPSYYQSPDSPGAKRLVEALKLVQGYKDEDFIRSGSGGSTDMAYVAQVLGTDQFATVGNGRQKESKAHGSDESIRLSDARAHAKELVYFFTAPLDAS, encoded by the coding sequence ATGGACTTCACGAATGCGTTTGCGGCCGTGGACGCACAGGAGGACAGGCTTATCGAGCGGCTTCGCGCGATCATTGCGATCGACAACTGCGTCCCGCCGGGGCTGAATTACGACACACTCCTCGATCTCGTCGAGCCGGAGTTCCAGCGCCTCGGCTTCGAAACGACTCGTGTCGTCATTCCTCCGGAAAAGGTCGCCCTGATTCCTTTGCCGCTGGAGGGCGAACGCATCAACCTGGTCGCGCGGCTGAACAACGGCAAGCCGCCACTGACCGTCTACGCTCACATGGACACAGTGCCAATCGAGGAAGGCTGGACGTACGATCCGTTCGGCGCTGAGATCGTCGATGGTCGCATCTATGGGCGTGGCATTGCTGACATGAAGGGCACGATCGCAACGCTGCTTACTGCTCTCGATGTCATGCAGCAGCAGGGCATCGAGCCCGTCTGGGACCTCAATGTCGTCCTCTGCACCGACGAGGAGATCGGCGTCTATCCCGGCCTCTATCATCTGGCGCTCGAGGGCTACGTTACCGCGCCAGTGCTCTGCATGGAGGGCGGGCAGGACCCACTGCTCCGACTCGGATCGAACGGCGCAGTCGATGTGACGATCACCGTTCATGGCCGTTCGTGCCACTCGGGCGCGAACTACCTCGGCATCAACGCGATTGAGGAGATGATCCCGATCCTCAATGAGTTGATGACGCTCAAACACGAAGTGGAGTCGCGCCGTTCGGAATTGCCGCTAGCGCCAGCTCCCGGCGCGCCGTCGAACCTCCGGCCCATGTTCAACCTGGATATCGTCGGGGGCGGCGTAAAGTCGAACATCGTGCCGGCCACGGCATCGCTCGTCGTCAATCGCCGGTATATCCCCGAGGAGAAATACGAGGACGTCGCAGCCGAGATCCGCGAGGCAGTCGACCGCGGACTGGAGAAGTCGCAGGCTCTCTCAGTCGATGTCTCGTTCATGCACGCCTACCCGTCGTACTACCAGTCGCCGGATTCACCCGGCGCGAAGCGTCTGGTTGAGGCATTGAAGCTCGTGCAGGGCTACAAGGACGAGGATTTCATTCGGTCCGGCTCTGGCGGCTCGACCGACATGGCCTACGTTGCCCAAGTCCTCGGGACCGACCAGTTCGCGACGGTCGGCAATGGCCGGCAAAAGGAATCGAAGGCGCACGGGTCGGACGAGTCGATCCGCCTCTCCGATGCCCGCGCGCACGCCAAGGAGCTGGTCTACTTCTTTACTGCTCCACTCGACGCCAGCTAG
- a CDS encoding tail fiber protein: MDNIIIGEVRLAGFDGVPDGWAACDGQRLPIAEYRALFTVIGTTYGGDGRTTFALPDLRGRVAIHNDSAGLALGASGGAERHALALAELPAHQHELLLAPPAADGVGSEAVSYLTDSAVTEIGWTDAHLTAASVAGHDNMQPYLGLIFMIALGRSQATRH; encoded by the coding sequence GTGGACAACATCATCATCGGCGAAGTCCGGCTCGCCGGATTCGACGGGGTACCGGATGGCTGGGCAGCCTGCGACGGACAGCGGCTCCCGATCGCCGAATATCGAGCTCTCTTCACGGTAATCGGCACGACCTACGGCGGAGATGGGCGCACGACATTCGCGCTGCCCGACCTTCGCGGCCGGGTGGCCATCCACAACGACAGCGCGGGCCTTGCCCTCGGCGCATCTGGCGGCGCCGAGCGTCACGCACTGGCGCTTGCCGAGTTGCCGGCGCACCAGCATGAGCTGCTGCTCGCGCCACCGGCGGCGGACGGAGTCGGTAGCGAGGCAGTCAGCTACCTGACCGATTCCGCAGTAACCGAGATCGGATGGACTGACGCGCATCTCACGGCTGCGAGCGTCGCCGGGCACGACAACATGCAGCCGTATCTCGGCCTGATATTCATGATCGCGCTCGGCAGGTCACAGGCGACGCGGCACTGA
- a CDS encoding LLM class flavin-dependent oxidoreductase: protein MTDARSLSIALQSNKPLTDYAPLAVLVEDLGFDMLSIYADLLFQPPVVPLALAAQATDRIALGPAAINPFTLHPVEMAGQIATLDLLSEGRAYLGLVRGAWLEDIGVRQGDAVVMLREAIDVVERLLAGDDAGYHGRYVQLKPGQRLRYDVQRPRIPLMLGGWGPRVLALAGERADEVKVGGSSNPDVVASMRERIAVGAQRVERDPASIGVALGAVTVVDEDGHRARDLIRREMALYLPVVAPLDPTVAVDPELAARIDALVAAGDPAGAGRLIPDDLLDRFAFAGTPTQVIEQCEAIFAAGATRIEFGTPHGITAEGGIRLLGERVLPALRR, encoded by the coding sequence ATGACCGACGCCAGATCCCTCTCGATCGCGCTCCAGTCCAACAAACCGCTGACAGACTACGCGCCGCTCGCCGTCCTGGTCGAAGATCTTGGCTTCGACATGCTCTCGATCTATGCGGATCTGCTTTTTCAGCCTCCCGTCGTCCCTCTGGCGCTCGCGGCGCAGGCGACAGATCGAATCGCACTGGGGCCGGCGGCGATCAATCCGTTTACCCTGCACCCGGTCGAGATGGCCGGCCAGATCGCGACGCTCGATCTCCTCAGCGAAGGCCGCGCATACCTCGGCCTCGTCCGTGGCGCGTGGCTGGAGGATATCGGCGTCCGGCAAGGTGACGCCGTTGTCATGCTTCGCGAGGCGATCGATGTCGTCGAGCGGCTCCTGGCCGGTGATGATGCTGGCTATCACGGACGATATGTCCAGCTGAAGCCTGGCCAGCGCCTGCGCTACGACGTGCAGCGGCCACGAATCCCGTTGATGCTCGGAGGGTGGGGGCCGCGCGTCCTGGCGCTGGCCGGCGAGCGGGCCGATGAAGTCAAGGTTGGCGGGTCGTCCAACCCGGATGTCGTCGCTTCAATGCGCGAGCGCATCGCAGTGGGCGCGCAGCGTGTCGAGCGCGATCCTGCGTCGATCGGCGTTGCGCTCGGCGCGGTGACCGTCGTCGACGAGGACGGTCACCGCGCACGCGATCTCATCCGTCGCGAGATGGCGCTCTATCTGCCGGTCGTCGCGCCGCTGGATCCAACGGTCGCAGTCGATCCGGAGTTGGCGGCGCGAATCGACGCGCTCGTTGCGGCCGGCGATCCGGCGGGAGCCGGCCGGCTGATCCCCGACGATCTGCTCGATCGCTTTGCCTTTGCCGGTACGCCCACGCAAGTGATCGAACAGTGCGAGGCGATCTTCGCGGCAGGGGCGACGCGAATCGAGTTTGGTACCCCGCACGGCATCACCGCCGAGGGTGGCATCCGCCTGCTTGGCGAGCGCGTATTGCCTGCGCTCCGACGCTGA
- the map gene encoding type I methionyl aminopeptidase: protein MARSRIYLKTPEQIALMREAGRVVAEILDLMEEMIVPGVTTGQLDRIADEYIRGKGGVPSFKGYHGFSGSVCSSVNDVVVHGIPGDRVLLNGDIIALDVGVILRGWHGDAARTYAVGTIDAESQRLMDVCLESLNVGIATAQPGRRLTDISWEIEQVVNAAGFKVVHDLFGHGIGREMHEAPSLPHYGPAGQGPELRAGMVFTIEPMIVAGSRAVHTLSDGWTIVTDDHSRSAQYEHTIVITTAGPEILTAL from the coding sequence ATGGCCCGATCCAGAATCTACCTCAAGACACCGGAGCAGATCGCGCTGATGCGTGAGGCAGGGCGTGTCGTCGCCGAGATCCTCGACCTGATGGAAGAGATGATCGTGCCGGGAGTAACGACGGGCCAACTCGACCGGATTGCAGACGAATACATCCGCGGCAAGGGTGGCGTGCCGTCGTTCAAGGGCTACCATGGCTTCAGCGGATCAGTCTGTTCCTCAGTCAATGATGTCGTTGTGCACGGTATCCCGGGTGACCGTGTCTTGCTGAATGGAGATATCATCGCCCTCGATGTCGGCGTTATTCTCCGCGGCTGGCACGGCGATGCTGCCCGCACGTACGCCGTCGGGACGATAGACGCCGAATCGCAGCGATTGATGGATGTCTGTCTGGAGTCGCTGAACGTCGGGATCGCCACGGCACAGCCAGGTCGGCGGCTCACCGACATCTCCTGGGAAATCGAACAGGTGGTAAACGCAGCCGGGTTCAAGGTCGTTCACGACCTCTTCGGTCACGGCATCGGCCGCGAGATGCACGAGGCGCCGTCGCTGCCGCATTACGGCCCGGCCGGCCAGGGGCCGGAGCTTCGCGCCGGCATGGTCTTCACGATCGAGCCGATGATCGTAGCCGGATCACGCGCGGTCCACACGCTATCCGATGGATGGACGATCGTGACCGACGATCACTCGCGCTCTGCGCAATATGAGCACACCATCGTCATCACCACCGCCGGCCCGGAGATTCTGACGGCGCTGTAG
- a CDS encoding heme-binding domain-containing protein produces MRDGESWNFSEWDRKQETDEVVESIEDGDMPPGYYLLTHRASRLSAADEQALIDGFVAMFGRGKHR; encoded by the coding sequence ATGAGGGACGGCGAAAGCTGGAACTTTTCAGAATGGGATCGAAAGCAGGAAACCGACGAGGTAGTCGAATCGATCGAGGACGGCGATATGCCTCCCGGCTACTATCTGTTGACACACCGCGCGTCACGGCTATCGGCGGCAGATGAGCAGGCGTTGATCGACGGCTTCGTTGCGATGTTCGGTCGTGGCAAGCATCGCTAG
- a CDS encoding TIGR03617 family F420-dependent LLM class oxidoreductase, whose translation MRVETGLGDRPWDEVARQARLAEEMGFDGIGAPELKRDPFLTVAVAARETKTIRLETSVAIAFPRSPMVVAYESFNLQEMSGGRFVLGLGTQVKGHIERRFSTTWDSPGPRLRDYVQSLRAIWDTWQNGTPLRHDGPFYQFSLMTPEFSPPPLATALPKVQIAAVNAYNIRLAGELCDGLRVHPFSTAEYTRDVIWPNVMAGAAKSGRSLDDFELSGTGFIATGPDAAAVAKAREDARYRIAFYASTRTYLPVLEHHGWEDLNPKLRDLIAQNRWEDLPTVVPDDVLDTFCVSGTWDTIADRVDARLSGLIDTISVSAPDERDPRFDAALAGFKRIPGRRDD comes from the coding sequence ATGCGGGTCGAAACGGGGCTGGGCGACCGCCCGTGGGATGAAGTAGCGCGGCAGGCGAGGCTCGCGGAAGAAATGGGCTTCGACGGGATCGGGGCCCCGGAGCTCAAGCGCGACCCGTTTCTCACTGTGGCCGTCGCTGCGCGCGAGACGAAGACAATCCGACTGGAGACATCCGTCGCCATTGCCTTCCCACGCTCCCCGATGGTCGTTGCCTACGAGTCGTTCAACCTGCAGGAGATGAGCGGCGGCCGGTTCGTGCTCGGACTGGGGACGCAGGTCAAGGGCCACATCGAGCGCCGCTTTTCGACGACCTGGGATTCGCCCGGCCCGCGGCTGCGCGACTACGTCCAGTCACTACGAGCGATCTGGGACACCTGGCAGAATGGCACGCCGCTGCGTCACGACGGCCCGTTCTACCAGTTCAGCCTGATGACGCCGGAGTTCTCGCCGCCACCACTGGCAACCGCGCTGCCGAAGGTGCAGATCGCGGCGGTGAATGCCTACAACATCCGCCTGGCCGGCGAGCTCTGCGATGGGTTGCGCGTCCACCCGTTCTCGACCGCCGAGTACACGCGCGATGTTATCTGGCCGAACGTGATGGCCGGCGCGGCGAAGTCTGGCCGCTCGCTCGACGACTTTGAGCTCTCGGGCACCGGGTTCATCGCCACCGGGCCGGACGCTGCGGCAGTCGCGAAAGCACGCGAGGACGCCCGCTACCGTATCGCGTTCTACGCATCCACTCGAACCTACTTGCCGGTGCTGGAGCATCACGGCTGGGAGGATCTCAACCCGAAGCTGCGCGACCTGATTGCCCAGAATCGCTGGGAAGACCTCCCGACGGTTGTGCCGGACGATGTGCTGGATACGTTCTGCGTCTCGGGAACCTGGGACACGATCGCGGATCGAGTCGACGCGCGCCTTTCTGGCCTGATCGATACGATCTCAGTTTCCGCGCCCGACGAGCGCGATCCGCGATTCGACGCGGCCCTGGCCGGATTCAAGCGAATTCCCGGCCGCCGCGACGACTGA